In Gemmatimonadota bacterium, the following are encoded in one genomic region:
- a CDS encoding outer membrane beta-barrel protein, producing MKGRLILAIAAGAALLLPNSISAQQAGAVELGVFGRYTVFDEDVAIENAPGIGGRLGVFIIPNLAIEVEGSYAEPELTDTPGVFGATFVSHELYQARLVYTHWLSESLGLMFGAGYAYDNYTRIRNVGARGGGPGGLLGLRYQINERFSARFAGTGYYVSEDLEAFANPRPETINLGVQAGLSFMFRDRTVETIVQLPAPPPDTVIVTQQVQPPLPQGTATQICLATGENVTVYITPQGDTLVGPQRVAVSALGPGVAFAGEYAAGRGWFENDEPIPFQDREYVQSGGEVSLNCANIMQVGEYDGVPLFANTGATAPYETVYVPVRPGVWQAYQTDLAAVRAD from the coding sequence ATGAAGGGACGACTCATCCTGGCGATCGCGGCGGGCGCCGCGCTCCTCCTTCCCAACTCGATCTCCGCCCAGCAGGCCGGTGCGGTCGAGTTGGGCGTGTTCGGGCGGTATACCGTTTTCGACGAAGACGTGGCGATCGAGAACGCGCCCGGAATCGGAGGAAGGCTGGGCGTCTTCATCATCCCGAACCTCGCGATCGAGGTGGAGGGCTCTTACGCCGAGCCGGAGCTGACGGACACCCCCGGTGTCTTCGGCGCGACCTTCGTGTCCCACGAGCTCTACCAGGCGCGGCTCGTCTACACGCACTGGCTGAGTGAGAGCCTCGGCCTCATGTTCGGCGCCGGATACGCCTACGACAACTACACCCGTATCCGCAACGTCGGCGCGCGAGGCGGCGGTCCCGGAGGACTCCTCGGGCTTCGCTATCAGATCAACGAGCGTTTCTCGGCGCGCTTCGCGGGGACGGGATATTACGTGTCCGAGGACCTCGAGGCGTTCGCGAATCCCCGTCCGGAGACGATCAACCTGGGCGTCCAGGCGGGGCTCAGCTTCATGTTCCGCGACCGTACGGTCGAGACGATCGTCCAGCTCCCGGCGCCTCCTCCGGACACGGTCATCGTGACTCAGCAGGTCCAGCCGCCGCTCCCGCAGGGGACCGCGACGCAGATCTGCCTCGCGACCGGCGAGAATGTGACGGTCTACATCACGCCGCAGGGCGACACCCTCGTCGGACCGCAGCGCGTGGCGGTCTCGGCGCTCGGGCCGGGCGTTGCGTTCGCCGGTGAGTACGCAGCCGGCCGCGGCTGGTTCGAGAACGACGAGCCGATCCCCTTCCAGGACCGTGAATACGTGCAGTCGGGCGGGGAAGTGAGCCTGAACTGCGCGAACATCATGCAGGTCGGCGAATACGATGGCGTGCCGCTCTTCGCGAACACCGGAGCGACGGCGCCTTACGAGACGGTTTACGTTCCGGTTCGGCCGGGCGTCTGGCAGGCGTATCAGACCGATCTCGCGGCGGTTCGCGCGGACT